GCGTCGGCCTGCCACAGGGCGTCGATGATGTCGCAGCGGCCGACCGTCGATCCCTCGCGCAGCACGATGTGCTGCAGCAGCTCGAACTCGCGGTAGGTGAGCGGCGAGACGTCGTCGCCGATCGCGACGCGCTTGCGCGTCAGGTCGATGACGATGCCGAGGTCGACCTCGGGAGCGGGCTGCTGCACCGCGGGGTCGCCGAGCGCTCGCCGCACGACGTCGACGTCGCGGCCACCGGAGCCGGCGGGGGCGAGCGCAACGGCAGCGTGGGTCTGGGCGCTCGGCGCCAGCTTGGAGGTGAGCGCGCGAAGCTCGCCGACGAGGCGTGCGAGCTCGATGCGATCGGCAGTGGCAGCGCCTTCGCCGAGTCCGACGTAGAGCACGAAGCCGCGCGCCTCGGAGCCCTCGGGGACGGCCCGGACCGGGCTCGGCGTCGCGGGCTGCTGCGGCGCGGGGGCCACGGCACGGCGGGCGAGTGCGCTCGTGCCATGCGTGGCGGGGAGCTCGTAGGAGGGGCGGCGGGTGCGGGTGGCCAGCGGGGTGGCAAGAGCGGTGATGGTCATGATGAGCCTTCCGGCGTGCGGTCGGCGGCTGGTCCGTGCCATGTGGGTACGGGTGATGCAGCCGTCGACGCGAGATGTCGATCTGTCGTGTGCGAACCGGATCCGGTTCGGCGACCGCTCCGCGGGGAGGACCCAGCGGGGCTGCTCAAGCCAGAGGTGTGCGACGCGGAAGCGTCAGCGACTCCCCTTCAGGAGCGGTCGGACGGTGCGAGCTGTGCTCAAGCACACATTCGACGCATGGCGACCTTCGGCATCATCATGCCGTTCGTCCTGTTCGTCGCGAGGACGGACTGAGGGCGGAAGGTGGTCGTCATGTCTGCCAGTATCGCTGGTTCGATCGAGCGATGTCAAACAACGCAACAGTGTGACGAAGTGTGACGGAGACCGTGGTCAGTCTCCGACGGTGCCGTAGAGCCGGTCGCCGGCGTCGCCGAGGCCGGGCACGATGAAGCCGCGCTCGTCGAGGCGCTCGTCGAGCGCGCCGAGCACGATCGTGACGTCGTGGCCCTCCATGTCGCGCTCGAGGCGAGCAAGCCCTTCGGGGGTGCCGAGCAGGCAGATCGCGGTGACGTCGACGGCGCCGCGATCGAAGAGGAACTGCATCGCGCCGGAGAGCGAGCCGCCGGTGGCGAGCATCGGATCGAGCACGAAGCACTGCCGGTCGGAGAGGTCGTCGGGCAGCCGCTCCGCGTAGGTGGTCGGCTCGAGCGTGACCTCGTTGCGGGCCATGCCGAGGAACCCGACCTCGGCGGTGGGGACGAGCGCCGTCATGCCCTCGAGCATCCCGAGGCCCGCGCGCAGGATCGGCACCACGAGCGGTCGCGGCTCGGCGATCGCGACGCCAGTGGTCGTCGTGACCGGCGTGCGGATCTCCTTGGGGGTGACGCGCACGTTGCGCGTCGCCTCATAGGCGAGCAGGGTCATCAGCTCGCCGACGAGCGCGCGGAAGGTGGGGGAGGGCGTGGCCTCATCCCGCAGCACGGTCAGCTTGTGGGTGATGAGCGGGTGGTCGGCGACGTGGACTCGCATAGGGTTCAGGCTAGTGGGCGCAGGCACGCGCCCGATGCCAGGTCTGTGCCGCGCAGGCACAGCGCCGGCATGAGGCAGAGAGTGCTGTGAGGGGTTCGGATGCAGTCGGTCGCGCACGACGAGGCGCTCATGCGCCAGGCGCTCGAGCAGGCCAGGGCGGCTGAGACCACGGCCGACGTGCCGGTCGGCGCCCTCGTCGTGGATGCATCCGGCGCCGTCATCGGCCTCGGCCGCAACGAGCGCGAGGCCCGGAACGACCCGACCGCGCACGCCGAGGTCGTCGCGCTGCGCGAGGCCGCTGCGCATCTCGGCTCGTGGAGGCTCGACGGATGCACGCTGGTCGTCACGCTGGAGCCGTGCGTCATGTGCGCGGGGGCGATCCTCGCGAGCCGGATCGAGCGCGTGGTGTTCGGCGCATGGGATGAGAAGGCCGGCGCCGCCGGCAGCGTGGTCGACGTGCTGCGAGAGCGCCGGCTGCCCCACAGGGTCGAGGTGGTCGCCGGCGTGCTCGCCGAGGAGGCTCGGGCGCAGCTGCAGGCCTTCTTCGCGGACCGGCGCTGACAGGACGACGGCGGAGGGGCTTCCTCAGCCAGCCGAACGGACGCGCGCTGGGCGCGGACGGTTCAATCCGTGGCCCGGCTGACGTCGGCGCTCGAGGGGCGCTTCGGCTCCAGCTGCTCGATGCTGTCACCTGCCTCGGCGGCGCGCTCCTCGGCGATGCGCTGCTCGTAGGTCGCGGGCCGCCAGATCTCGTCGAAGACCCCGAGGCCGCCCATGCGACGGGAGCGCTGCACGCTGGCGCTGTGCCAGATGCGAGGGCCGAGCGCGATGATCACGGCCGTGGCGCCGAGCACCAGCACCCATGCCGCGACGTCGACCCAGGGCATCCGCTCAGCTCACTGCCAGAAGACGGCGATCAGCAGGTTGAGCAGCGCGAGCCCGCCGGCGATGTGGAAGAACGTCTTGAGGCGGCGCTCGCCGACCTCGACGTTGCCCACCGAGACGGCCCCGCCCTGCTGCAGCGCTGCCTTCTCCTTGCGGATGGCGGTGGTGCGCAGGAAGCCGATGAGCGCGGCGATGAACACGACCACCGCGATGAGGCCCTTGATGCCGAGCTTCATGTGGTTGGCCTCGCCGTCGCCAGCCATCGCCAGGCCGTAGAGCGCGATGCCCGAGACCAGCTGGATCGAGGCGCCGGTGAGCAGGATCGTGAAGTTGAATCCCGACTTGGCGCGCATCTGCAGGAAGAAGGTGCCGACGAGCAGGGCGAGGCCGACCATGTGAGCGGCGACGAGCAGCGAATGCAGGAAGTCCATGCAGACAGCCTACACAACAGGATCCGGCAGCATCAGTTGCCGGATTGGATCACGATGTGGTCGGTCGACGGCGCGATCTCGGGCTGCTCGATGTAGAGGTCGGGCTCGATGT
The window above is part of the Agrococcus sp. ARC_14 genome. Proteins encoded here:
- the upp gene encoding uracil phosphoribosyltransferase, which gives rise to MRVHVADHPLITHKLTVLRDEATPSPTFRALVGELMTLLAYEATRNVRVTPKEIRTPVTTTTGVAIAEPRPLVVPILRAGLGMLEGMTALVPTAEVGFLGMARNEVTLEPTTYAERLPDDLSDRQCFVLDPMLATGGSLSGAMQFLFDRGAVDVTAICLLGTPEGLARLERDMEGHDVTIVLGALDERLDERGFIVPGLGDAGDRLYGTVGD
- the tadA gene encoding tRNA adenosine(34) deaminase TadA; the protein is MQSVAHDEALMRQALEQARAAETTADVPVGALVVDASGAVIGLGRNEREARNDPTAHAEVVALREAAAHLGSWRLDGCTLVVTLEPCVMCAGAILASRIERVVFGAWDEKAGAAGSVVDVLRERRLPHRVEVVAGVLAEEARAQLQAFFADRR
- a CDS encoding winged helix-turn-helix domain-containing protein; the encoded protein is MTITALATPLATRTRRPSYELPATHGTSALARRAVAPAPQQPATPSPVRAVPEGSEARGFVLYVGLGEGAATADRIELARLVGELRALTSKLAPSAQTHAAVALAPAGSGGRDVDVVRRALGDPAVQQPAPEVDLGIVIDLTRKRVAIGDDVSPLTYREFELLQHIVLREGSTVGRCDIIDALWQADAEDRPNERTIDVHIRRLRSKLGAYAEIIRTVRGEGYRFDRHADVTVLASGPSPDRF